DNA sequence from the Manis javanica isolate MJ-LG chromosome 15, MJ_LKY, whole genome shotgun sequence genome:
CAGGTGGACAAACACATCCGGCGACTGGACACAGACCTGGCCCGTTTTGAGGCTGATCTGAAGGAGAAGCAGATTGAGTCCAGTGACTACGACAGCTCTTCCAGCAAAGGCAAAAAGAGTGAGGAGGGGGCGGGCAATGAGCAGTGGGCCGGAAGCCAGCTGGCAGCTGAGGGAGGGTCACTGGGCCGCAAAGAGGGGGAAGAAGGAAGACTTAACCCGTCTTTCCGTCTCCCTGCCTTCTGGCATTTCCCCTCTTTCCTAGAAGGCCGGacccaaaaggagaagaaagctgCCCGTGCTCGTTCCAAAGGGAAGAACTCTGACGAGGAGGCCCCCAAGGCTGCCCAGAAGAAGTTAAAACTTGTGCGCACGTGAGTGTTTGAGGGACTGCGTTGCCTGACGGACTCTTGTCTCCTGCCCCCCTACCCCCTGCCGCCCCACCACTTTCTCTGTCTTCCGTGCCAGTAGCTTTTCTCCTTATCGTTTTGATAactgctgactggagaggagaagCCACAAATTGCATGCCCCACCAGGATCCCCTGCCACCCCTGAGAGTCTGAGGTGGTAGCTTTTCCTGCCAATGAcacttcctcttcctcttggCATGCAGAAGTCCTGAGTACGGGATGCCCTCGGTGACCTTTGGCAGCGTCCACCCCTCTGATGTGTTGGATATGCCTGTGGATCCCAACGAACCCACCTACTGCCTTTGTCACCAGGTCTCCTATGGAGAGATGATTGGCTGTGACAACCCCGATGTGAGAACCCTTGCCTCTGGATGGGGGAGTGTGGGAGACCTGAAGGCAGTGGATACAAGAGGGGGAAAATGGTTGCTTGGTGGGACTTAAGGGTAGGAGGAAGGTAATTGGAGTTGGTTGGCCTTGTGACCTCCATCATTTCTGCGAAGGGACAGAGTAAGGGAATGCTCATCAGGAACCTGTAGGGgggcttcttttctttcctctgtcctgCTCTGGTCCCTGACCTCTGTCCCCCatcctcttccttttccagtgTTCCATCGAGTGGTTCCACTTTGCCTGTGTGGGTCTGACAACCAAGCCCCGGGGGAAATGGTGAGTGAGTGAGGCGGAGGAGCCAGCCTGCCCTCAGCTGCACAGGGGAGGGCAGGCCCCCTCTCACCCACTGTCTCCCCGCTTCTCTGTCACATCTTCTTTTAGGTTCTGCCCACGCTGCTCCCAAGAAcggaagaagaaatagataagaGCCTCAGATTCCAACACAATTTCTTCCCTACCCCCTGACCTGGGCTGGTGGAGAGAGGAATGCCTGTGCTGGGGCTTGGGGCTGGGAAGAGTGGCTGGTGCCATGTTATCATCccatctcctcccctctccccactcctggtGCTGAGGCTGCGTCCACACCCTGGTAGGCAGGGCTGCTGCACGCTAACAGGATGTGCTCCATGCAGCACCCCCTGCCTTCAGAGGGAAGCAGGCCTGCCCATCGCCCTGTTGCCTCCATGCTGATGTTGGTGCTGTATTTCTGAGAGATGGTCCTCTTTACTCCCTTTGCTTTGTATTTGAGGACTGGGGCGAGGGCGTGGGAGGGAGCACTTGCCCGCCTTCTAATTCCTACCCTCTGGGGGGCCGTGGTGTGGTGAACTTTATTTGTTCCTTCCCTGCTTTTTCTGGTGGGGGTCCTGTCATCTGGGCTTGCCATAGTCGAAGGAGCACCCTTCCTCTGTGCCAGGAGGATTCATCCTGGCCTGGGAATGGGAGAGGGGGCAAAGTGGAATGCAGAGCACTCACATGTAAAGGAGTTGGAGTAGGTGAATAAAAGCTATACATGCTGGCCAGCTGTGGTTATTGCAGAGATGCTATTTTAGGACAGGCACTaagcctctttttttttgtattctttgggttaGATGAGGCAACAGGATGACATACCAGCAGTAAAACAAGACATGGGACCAGAAGGGGTACCTTTGTACCAGAATCCACAGCTTCTCAACTTGGGAAGGAGAAAGCTGGCTAGAGGGGTGTGACCAGGGGTTTCCAGAACTTTTTAAGTCgtgcatttttttctccatacatCTTTCACTTAATTTCcaataaatgtgtatttgtgttttataCATGTACTATGATACTAAATGTTAACTTGGTTTCTTATTTTAAGCATAAAACAAAGACATATTTTTTCCCCTACAACCAGTGGATTATCTTGCCCACCCCAAACTTGGAAACCACTTCCTTCCATTGAGCTGTCCTCACACCTGAGTGCCTCCTCACCTGAACACTGctctttatttttcaagatgaagagcttttacttaattttcaatttatttatttaaattttgatttatttaattttctggcTCCTTCCATATCAAGAATGCTGGTTTTCAAGGACACGGAAgatgataaaatatttcataattactCATTTATCTCACACACAAAGCACTCTCAGAATAGCAATGCTACCACCAACatgattaatgaaaatatttttaaaatattttgcaaattcaTTTACCATTCACCACGTCATTACAAAACCTTTTAGTAAATCTGCATTGTCAGGGCATAGAATCATTGTATACTATATGCCTTCTTAGTCCTTATGTAGTTTTAATTCTGTAagtaattttgtatttaatattCATCTCCAGTCCTTAAGCCATTCTTGTTTTGGTTGTCTGAAGTTGGTTTTCTAGTagatctccaggaaggaagctTGGCAACAGTATTCTCTGAGATCTTGCATGTTGATAACAGTTTGTGCCCTTTGCACTTAACACAGTCTTTTCTTGCTGGGTTTATACTTTCCTTTCTTGAGTCTCTTAAATATGTTACTTTTCTTTTGGCAAAAGGTATTACTGTTAAAAAGTATATCActttggagccaagatggcggcgtgagtagagcagcggaaatctcccaaaaccacatatatttttgaaaatacaacaaatacaactcttcctaaaaagtATATCAATAGgctaatattttttccttctaagtggtgtgtgtttattttagatGCCCgaagaatatttttttccttctgaagttCAGTCATTTTACTAGAATATAATATGTTTTGGTACTGGTCATTTTGGCACTATATTCTCAGCTTTGCTGTATGCTCTTTGAATATGTAGtttcaagtttttctttattcaggAAAATCTTCTTGAATACTTGCTAGTACTTGTGCTGTtcccttgctttgtttttttcctcaaagactcGTATTACCTTTTTATCTTATTTCCAGAGTTTGTCATTGACTCTCTAATCCTTTTTATCTATTCtttttgattaaaatttttttttatcttctatcTATGGCATTATCTATTGTTTATTCGCTCTTGCATACTTCTAGTTTAGTCTTTGtgaataatgatttttttcctttcatcctaATTCCTGAGTTCTGTTCACCTCTGAGTTTTAGTTCTAATTCTGATTTATGTTCTTTCATGTGTCATATCATGTTCATAATGTCTTTTAGCTTATTTGAAATGGTTGTCTTGATCTGTTCATGGCACATATCTCCGGTATGTTTCATTCTCTGTAGTAATGTTATTCTTATGGTTTTTCTATGATAATCTTACATGGAATTTGACCTTGGTACTCTTCTGTCACTCAATTTCTGTGAAATTACTTTCCCTGAACTTAAAAGAGTGAGGTGGGGTTCAGAAAAGCTCCTACAGTGTCATAGAGCACCTCTTCTGGTGTTTTGTCTGGCTTGTTTTCTGAGATAACCTGGTGCCACCTCTTCTATGCTGGTATCCATCTTACTTTCCTTGCTCTCTGTTGTGGCCATCCTactctctctgtttttttaattgaagtgccCGTTGATACACAATCCTGTATTGGTTGCAGGTCCTGCCCCCTGCTCCTGTTTCCCCTCTGGCTTACTTCTTACCTGGAGGCTTCCTCTCTAGTCCCTGCTGAGGTGGACCCTGATTCGGTTTTGTACGTTCCGTctttgcctgcctgcctgtgctGACATCCAGGCCCCCCCCACCTACTGGGCAAACTGTTTCCCAAAGCCCAGGTTTTCCATCACCTGTAAAACTGGTATAGAAAGAGCATCCCCTTTATGGGATAACCTGGGGAATGAAATAAGCCAATACACATAAAGGACCTACTCCATCCAAGGCACTGCGTCAGCGATCGCTCGCCGTCCTCATCCTCCGGGGCTGGAAGCTGGCGGGGAAGAGCAGCCGCCGTTCGCGGAGCCCCCGGCACCCCCGTCGGTTTccgaggccccgcccccggcccttTGTGACGTCACGGCCGCCCTTCCCTGCCGTCGGCGAGCCCGCGCCCGCCGGCTCCCTGGCTTGGCCCGTTGAAGGCCGCTGCGGTCCAGGAAACGCAGGCTGACCGGGCGGGGCCATGAGGCCCGCCGCCGGCTTCCTTATCTCATTCCTGAAGGGTGAGAGGTTCCCCGGCTCAGTCTCGTCCTCCGGGTCGGCCCTCTGCCCCCGGGCGCCCTTCCCCTGCGGTGTCGGAGCCGCTCGCTCGCGGTGGCCGCGTTGGGTTTGCGCCCAGGCTTCCGcgtccctcccctcctcccccggGGTCAGACACGTGCCTCTGCCTCCGCACTCCCCCCGCAGCCTTGATCAGCAGGGGTCGCAGGCCAGACGCCTCAGTTCCTAATTTGCACATGGTCCCACTTGCCAGTCCGTCCCGGGCCCGAGCGGGTTTGGGAGCCCGTCCATGCCTCCGCCTGTTCGCCCCGCAGCGCTGCTTCTGACTGCGGGACGTGCCTCATCAGCCCAGGATTCAGTTTCGGCCTCCGCTCCGGGCAGCCCCCTCTCTCCCACCGAATATGAGCGCTTCTTCGCGCGACTGACCCCAGCCTGGAAGGCAGAGACTACCTGCCGTTTCCGCGCAACCCGCGGCTGCCGGAACCCCGTGATCGTCCAGCTGGACCAGTACGAAAACCACGGCTTGGTGCCCGACGGTGAGGGCCCGGCTAGTGGGACAGCCAGCCCTGTGCTCACTTAAGACAGGGGACCGGGCATGGCTGGCGCGTCCCCTGAGCCCGCGCGTTCCCCTCCACACCCAAGGAGGCGGCTGCGCCTCCGCGAGGGGGTTGCTCAATGTGTGTTCATCACCACCCCACCCTTTCGCAGGCGCCGTCTGCTCCGACCTCCCTTATGCCCCCAGGTTTGAGTCCTTCTGCCAGTTTACTCAGTACCGTTGCTCCAACCACGTGTACTATGCCAAGGTGAGACCCAGGACGAAGGGAGAATCTGGTGTCCCAGGGCCAAGGGAGAAGCAGAGGCCGTGAGGGGTTGGCACAAGGCCATCCTGAAGTCCTCCCTACCTGCCGGCTTACCAATCATTAACCCAGATTGTGTATGAATACAGTCTCACCGTGGGCATTCAAACTATCAGGACAATCCTGTTATTGTAAGAAAAGTAGGGAAGAGGGACGGGAGGAGGCAAAGAGATAAAACCTTCAACTCCTCTAACAGGTCAGTGATTTCATTCAAGTTAAAAGGGAAAAAGCAAAGACAGGGGTATGGTCCAGACAGGAGTTTTATCTTGCAGGGGATCCCTTTTGCAGGTCTGGAGGGTTCCAGCAGGGATCTGTCCCTTCATCCCTGCCCAGGAACAGGGATGACGCACTGAGAGCAGACACGctgggaagggactgaggaattcGCTGGTGTGGAAGGCCACCCTTGGGGAAGACATGGCCACATTCCTCCTCTTCTTGCAGAGAGTCCGATGCTCCCAGCCAGTCTCAATTCTCTCACCTAACGCTCCCAAGGAAATAGACTCTTTCACTTCCGTGCCCCCTACCACGATGACTTCCCCCACCTCATCATACGCCACAGGTGAGACCATCCCAGCACTGGGGAGACTTGCCAGCAGCTGCTTCCGGGTTCTCAGAGCGCCACATTTCAGGCTCTTGTGGTAGGGAGAGGGGCAGAATGTtgagtggggtgggaggtggcagCAGTGAGCTATTTACAGAGGGAGGGCCTACTTTTTATGAATGCAGGTTAGGGCTTTCCTGTCCCAGAATATCTTCAGACATCAATCACAGCCGTGTCCTGAATCCAATTTTCCTAGCTCCCAAAACAGTCCTGCATTTGGAAGAGTTCTGGGACATTTATAAGCTAATATCTTCACTGTAGAAAGGATTAGTTGCCTAGCTATTCAGAATGTTAGGTGTTTCCTAAGGGAGAGGAACAATAGGTAGCATTTGAGGTGAAGGTTAGGGAGGAGCCTTTGTGAGCAGGGCAGAAAGGTGACAGAAACTGCCAAAACTGCCATGGCAATACTCTTCTCTTTTGAATTCGTACCCTTTTGTGTTTTTACACTTGACTGTGTGTGGTTTGGGCTCCTTTTCTCTGcatttgtatttatgtgtgtgtcccTCTGAAATCAGTGACGCATGGGACCCAGAAGCCTGGCCTTCCCTTCACGTTCTCTTTCTTGGCCCctcccaaaccccattgcagcCACAGAGCAACAGGCCTTCCAGCCTTGGTCCAAGCGGCTCAACAGCAGCGTGGAAGAGCTGCTCCAGTCTTCCTTGTCCCTGGGGGGCCAGGAGCAAGGGTCAGGTCACAAGCAGGAGCAAGGGCAAGAACATaagcaggaggaggggaaggagcaaaagcaggaggaggaaggaaagaaggaggaaggcCAGGGGACAGAGAAGCGACTGGAGACTCGGTCTGGGCTACAGTCAGATTTAGAGCCCAAGTTCCAGCCTGAATTTGTATCTTCCAACCCTTTGTCATTCACTCCATGGGTGCGGGAAGTGGAGTCTCCTCCTATGATGATGGAGAACATCCAGGAGCTCATTCATTCAGCCCAGAAAATGGATCCACTGAATGGTGTATACAATGACGACTCCATctggagaaatgggagccctgGCAGGTACAGGAAGTTCTGActcccccaccagccctgccctccccgcTGCTTTCTTTGGGAGTGAGAAGCCTCCAGACTAACTTAGACCTGCTTGGGCTTTAGGCGCATC
Encoded proteins:
- the ACRBP gene encoding acrosin-binding protein isoform X3, with product MRPAAGFLISFLKALLLTAGRASSAQDSVSASAPGSPLSPTEYERFFARLTPAWKAETTCRFRATRGCRNPVIVQLDQYENHGLVPDGAVCSDLPYAPRFESFCQFTQYRCSNHVYYAKRVRCSQPVSILSPNAPKEIDSFTSVPPTTMTSPTSSYATATEQQAFQPWSKRLNSSVEELLQSSLSLGGQEQGSGHKQEQGQEHKQEEGKEQKQEEEGKKEEGQGTEKRLETRSGLQSDLEPKFQPEFVSSNPLSFTPWVREVESPPMMMENIQELIHSAQKMDPLNGVYNDDSIWRNGSPGSLLQLPHVEALLVLCYSIIENTCIVTPTAKAWQYMEEEILGFGKPVCDSLGRRHTTPCALCDFCSLKLEQCHSEANLQRQHCDSSHKTPFISPLLSSQRMSIGNQIGNPQAGRFYGLDLYGGLRMDFWCARLAMNGCEDSRVAGWLQTEFLSFQDGDFPAKICDTDFVQYPNYCSFKSQQCLMRNRDRKVAWNKSLPPPASSSSFPKVGAWVTWCLL
- the ING4 gene encoding inhibitor of growth protein 4 isoform X1; this encodes MAAGMYLEHYLDSIENLPFELQRNFQLMRDLDQRTEDLKAEIDKLATEYMSSARSMSSEEKLALLKQIQEAYGKCKEFGDDKVQLAMQTYEMVDKHIRRLDTDLARFEADLKEKQIESSDYDSSSSKGKKKGRTQKEKKAARARSKGKNSDEEAPKAAQKKLKLVRTSPEYGMPSVTFGSVHPSDVLDMPVDPNEPTYCLCHQVSYGEMIGCDNPDCSIEWFHFACVGLTTKPRGKWFCPRCSQERKKK
- the ACRBP gene encoding acrosin-binding protein isoform X2, with protein sequence MPPPVRPAALLLTAGRASSAQDSVSASAPGSPLSPTEYERFFARLTPAWKAETTCRFRATRGCRNPVIVQLDQYENHGLVPDGAVCSDLPYAPRFESFCQFTQYRCSNHVYYAKRVRCSQPVSILSPNAPKEIDSFTSVPPTTMTSPTSSYATATEQQAFQPWSKRLNSSVEELLQSSLSLGGQEQGSGHKQEQGQEHKQEEGKEQKQEEEGKKEEGQGTEKRLETRSGLQSDLEPKFQPEFVSSNPLSFTPWVREVESPPMMMENIQELIHSAQKMDPLNGVYNDDSIWRNGSPGSLLQLPHVEALLVLCYSIIENTCIVTPTAKAWQYMEEEILGFGKPVCDSLGRRHTTPCALCDFCSLKLEQCHSEANLQRQHCDSSHKTPFISPLLSSQRMSIGNQIGNPQAGRFYGLDLYGGLRMDFWCARLAMNGCEDSRVAGWLQTEFLSFQDGDFPAKICDTDFVQYPNYCSFKSQQCLMRNRDRKVSRMRCLQNETYSVLTHAKSADVVLQWSQEFSTLTLGQA
- the ING4 gene encoding inhibitor of growth protein 4 isoform X2, which produces MAAGMYLEHYLDSIENLPFELQRNFQLMRDLDQRTEDLKAEIDKLATEYMSSARSMSSEEKLALLKQIQEAYGKCKEFGDDKVQLAMQTYEMVDKHIRRLDTDLARFEADLKEKQIESSDYDSSSSKGKKSRTQKEKKAARARSKGKNSDEEAPKAAQKKLKLVRTSPEYGMPSVTFGSVHPSDVLDMPVDPNEPTYCLCHQVSYGEMIGCDNPDCSIEWFHFACVGLTTKPRGKWFCPRCSQERKKK
- the ING4 gene encoding inhibitor of growth protein 4 isoform X4, translating into MAAGMYLEHYLDSIENLPFELQRNFQLMRDLDQRTEDLKAEIDKLATEYMSSARSMSSEEKLALLKQIQEAYGKCKEFGDDKVQLAMQTYEMVDKHIRRLDTDLARFEADLKEKQIESSDYDSSSSKGRTQKEKKAARARSKGKNSDEEAPKAAQKKLKLVRTSPEYGMPSVTFGSVHPSDVLDMPVDPNEPTYCLCHQVSYGEMIGCDNPDCSIEWFHFACVGLTTKPRGKWFCPRCSQERKKK
- the ACRBP gene encoding acrosin-binding protein isoform X1; this translates as MRPAAGFLISFLKALLLTAGRASSAQDSVSASAPGSPLSPTEYERFFARLTPAWKAETTCRFRATRGCRNPVIVQLDQYENHGLVPDGAVCSDLPYAPRFESFCQFTQYRCSNHVYYAKRVRCSQPVSILSPNAPKEIDSFTSVPPTTMTSPTSSYATATEQQAFQPWSKRLNSSVEELLQSSLSLGGQEQGSGHKQEQGQEHKQEEGKEQKQEEEGKKEEGQGTEKRLETRSGLQSDLEPKFQPEFVSSNPLSFTPWVREVESPPMMMENIQELIHSAQKMDPLNGVYNDDSIWRNGSPGSLLQLPHVEALLVLCYSIIENTCIVTPTAKAWQYMEEEILGFGKPVCDSLGRRHTTPCALCDFCSLKLEQCHSEANLQRQHCDSSHKTPFISPLLSSQRMSIGNQIGNPQAGRFYGLDLYGGLRMDFWCARLAMNGCEDSRVAGWLQTEFLSFQDGDFPAKICDTDFVQYPNYCSFKSQQCLMRNRDRKVSRMRCLQNETYSVLTHAKSADVVLQWSQEFSTLTLGQA
- the ING4 gene encoding inhibitor of growth protein 4 isoform X5 → MRDLDQRTEDLKAEIDKLATEYMSSARSMSSEEKLALLKQIQEAYGKCKEFGDDKVQLAMQTYEMVDKHIRRLDTDLARFEADLKEKQIESSDYDSSSSKGKKKGRTQKEKKAARARSKGKNSDEEAPKAAQKKLKLVRTSPEYGMPSVTFGSVHPSDVLDMPVDPNEPTYCLCHQVSYGEMIGCDNPDCSIEWFHFACVGLTTKPRGKWFCPRCSQERKKK
- the ING4 gene encoding inhibitor of growth protein 4 isoform X3, translating into MAAGMYLEHYLDSIENLPFELQRNFQLMRDLDQRTEDLKAEIDKLATEYMSSARSMSSEEKLALLKQIQEAYGKCKEFGDDKVQLAMQTYEMVDKHIRRLDTDLARFEADLKEKQIESSDYDSSSSKEGRTQKEKKAARARSKGKNSDEEAPKAAQKKLKLVRTSPEYGMPSVTFGSVHPSDVLDMPVDPNEPTYCLCHQVSYGEMIGCDNPDCSIEWFHFACVGLTTKPRGKWFCPRCSQERKKK